The stretch of DNA CTCCTCTAGCATGTTGTGGAGTTTGCGATAAACAGTAGTCAGTGGAATCTTTGTTTCCTCTGTTATTTGTAGTGCGGATTTTGGTTGCTCTATCATCGCAGACAGTATTATTCTGGCATAGTTATCAGAGAACATCTCTAGTGCTTTCTGCTTTTTTTCGTCTTGATCGATCACTATTTCGCGTAACGCATCAGATGACACGACAATATCCATACGTCAAATCTATTTTTAAACATATGACCGGATCATGATGCCAATACAGCGTAGATTAACCAGTACGGTTTATTAGGTAATTAGTTCCGCACGAGATCAATGGCACTAAAAGCAGCCCTGATCATAACTGCGATTTCAATTGTACTGCTTGCAATCTATGGAGCAGATGCAGCAGTAAGCAAGGGCTCAGATCAGGGATTTTTGCCGTTTGATCATAAAACACGCGGAATGGGCCTTGGAGGTCCAGCTATGATACTGCCAATAATTGCATTTTTCATATCGCGCAAAGAATCATCAAAGCCACTAGCTGCGATGTTGCTTGTAACTGGTGCTATGATAATAGTTGGCGGCGCAGTATTTTTGTCAATGCCTCCGTCGGATGAACCAAGAAATGTCATGGCAGAAGCAGGCCCGTTGTTTGGGGTCGGGGCATTCCAGATTGCACTGGGCGCAATAAAAATTAGAAAATGACTGTCTGCGCAAAATGCAGCAAAGAGTCCAACAAAACCTACGATTGTACGCATACAAATGACGAGCAGTACTGCGTAGAGTGTTATACTGAACTACATTATTACCTAACAGAGAAGAATTGAACGAACTCCAAGTCCTAATACAGTGGATAAGCTCGCTAGTATCAGAATACCTCTATGTAGGAGTCTTTGCAGCTGCAATAATAGAGACGGTTTTTCCACCAATTCCAACTGCCGCAATATTTCCATTTGCAGGCTATTTCGCATCACAAAACGGAATGAGTGTAATCGAAGTACTTGGGTTGGGAATGGCGGGCGGAGTCGGGGCCACCATTGGTTCTACTATCATCTATCTGGTGTGCATCAAGCTTGGACGAGTCGCAATGTTACGATATCTAAAATACGCAAGAATCTCTGAGCAAAAGTTGGCAAAAATAGAGACATGGTTTGAAAGACATGGAGAAAAGGCAGTCTTTTTTGGCCGAATGGTGCCAGTATTGCGAGAAATGATTTCAATTCCGGCAGGATTATTCAAGATGAAGCCAATCAAGTTTGTTTTGTATACGTTTTGTGGATCTTGTGTTTGGAGCATTGCTCTGACATTTGTCGGGTATTATTTTGGCCAAGTCACACTAGGAATAATTTGACTTGCATCCATAGATTTTAAAGCCCAAATTACATCATACCAGCATTGCAAGCAATCATACTGGCAGGAGGCCTTGGGAGTAGACTAAGACCGATTACCGATTATGTTCCAAAACCACTAATCCCAGTAAACAACATCCCGTTAATTGAATGGCAGATAAAACAATTAAAAAAATTCAAAATAAACGAGTTTATCATATGTACTGGCTACAAAACAGAACAAATTGAAAACTATCTAGAACAAAAAGAAAACTTTGGCTCAAAAATCAGATATTCCACAGAAAAATCACCACTCGGCACGGGCGGCGCAATAAAAAAGGCAGCAAAACTAATCAAAGAAAAGTCATTTTTGGTTATTAACGGCGACATCATAACCGACATTGACGTTAGAAAATTGTACTCAAATCCAAACTCTATTGCGCTAGTAGAACTGCGAACCAAGTTTGGCACCGTAGATCTTGACGATTCAAAAATAGTCAGATTTAGAGAAAAAAAGCCAATTGAGAATGTCTGGATGAATGCTGGGATTTACCATCTGGACAAAAAACTGGTTGCGGCCCTTCCATTCAAAGGAGCAATAGAAGAGACAACATTTCGAAGGTTTGCCAGCAAAAAAAATCTAACCGGAATAAAGTTCAAGGATGCATTTTGGCACTCTATTGATTCTCACAAGGACCTAGACGAGTGCTCAAAGGCACTAAAAGGCAAAAAGATCTAAGACATGAAATTATCATATAGTCTAGGCTCACTTTTATCAATTGAGGATCTTCTAAAGTGTGCTGAAAAAACCGCCAAGACAGATCCTGACACCGTATGGGTTCCAGAAACTTGGGGCATGGAAAATTTTGCAATGCTGTCCGCAGTTTCTGCCAGAACCAAATCCAAGATAGGCTCATCCATTATCAACATTTACTCGCGCAGTCCTGCACTCATTGCGATGGGTGCTGCCACAATAGATACTATATCAAATCAAAGATTAACGCTGGGCCTGGGAACAAGCAGTGTCCCAATCATTCAAGGGTTACACGGATATAGATTTGAAAAACCGCTACAAAGAATGAAGGAAACCGTAGAGATAATTCGCCTTGCTCTTTCTGGCAAAAAAATCGACTATACCGGAAAGATATTTGCATTGCGAGGATTTACGCTACTAATTAAGCCACCAAGACAGCACATTCCAATCTATATTGCTGCAATAAACCAGAAAATGACGGAACTTACTTGGAGAATAGGAGATGGGGTTATTTTCTATTTGAGGCCAATCTCCGAGATGAAAGAGACAACATCCAAAATGCAGAGTAATAGAAAAATCGACGTTGCCTGTCAGCTAATAACCAGTGTTTCAGAGGACGGCGACCAGGCAAAGGAGCGGGTGCGAAAAACATTGGCGTTTTACATCTCTGTTGGTGAAATTTATAGAAAATTCCTAGCAAAAAACGGCTTCAAAAAGGAAACGGACAACATCTATCAAGAATATCTAAAGTCAGGCCTCAAATCAAACCACGAGTTAATTCCAGATTCCATGTTGCAATCACTCACAATTTCCGGCGCCCCGCAAGAATGCAAAAAGCAGTTAAAGCGATTCTACGATGCAGGAATTACGCACCCAATAATCCAGTTTAATCCAAGCGGTGAAGTCGGAAAATCCTTTGATTTGTTCACAAAGACATTCAGTGATGTATGATGAGTGTAGCAATAGCTGGGTATTCCACTACAAAATTCACGCTAGACCAGACCCCAATAGAAGAACTACTTGTCTCCGCAACAAAAGAATTATTCCAAAATACGAAAAACCTATCGCAAAAAGACATTGACGCAGTCCTAGTCTCAACAAACAACAACAAAAAGTACCTGGCACCAATATTATCAGAGATAACAGGAATTGCCCCCAAGATTGCCCAAAGCATAGAAAACATGTGCAATTCAGGCGCAAACTCGATCGTTTCTGGATATTCTTACATCGCATCAGGAATGGCAGACGTGGTACTAGTAGTAGGAGCAGAGCAAGCGGAAAATTCCGCCCAAGTACTGGATTGGGACATGTCTCGCGGAGAGTTCACACATCCGATATTTTGGGGGACAATGTTTGCCAAGGCCCATAAAAGAGAGTTCGGCACAACCGACGAAGAACTGGCACATGTTTCTGCCCTAAATCACAAAAATGCACAGGACAATCCAGCTGCATACAACCCAAAAACCTACACCATAGAAGACATCATGGATTCAAAACGGCTAACGGAAGATCTGAGGTTGCTTGATTGTTCCCGTTCTTGCAGTGGAAGTTCTGCAGTCTTACTTGTATCAGAAGAAATAGCAAAAAAGTACACAGATTCGCCGGTTTTCATATCTGGAATAGGCCAAAAAACCACATCTGCAAGTTTTACAAAAAATGAACTGACCAGGTTAGAATCCACAATAGATGCAGCAAGTCAAGCATATTCCATGGCAGGCATCAAGGCAAACCAGGTAGATGTAGCAGAAATTCATGATGCATTTTCAATCTGTGAATTGATGATCCTAGAAGATTTGGGATTTGCGTCAAAAGGAAAAGCAGGAAAACTCGTTTTAGAACTGTACAAGAATGGCAGTAAAAAAATCAACCCCAGAGGAGGACTGATTGGCGCAGGCCATCCTCTTGGAGCTACAGGGATAGCACAAATTGCAGAGATTACATCACAACTTCAAGGAACAGCTAAAAAAAGGCAGGTAGAAAACGCCAGAATAGGCCTTGTGCAGAACATGTCGGCAGCTGCAACATCATCCACGGTTTTGGTGATGAAAAATTGAATTTTGAATCAGAGTTAAGGCAGGGCCGATTCACGGTGGGCGAATGCAACAAGTGCCATAGGATAAGCTGGCCTCCAAGTGATTTTTGCAATAATTGTTTTGGCAATCTACAATACAGGCCAGTAAAAGAGCCAGGAATTTTACTAGAATCATCTACCAAAGACGGTAAGATCTTTGGAATTGTGAAATTCGAAGATTCGATCAAGGTAATTGGCACAATAGACGGCAATACCGAGCAAAAACCCGGACAAATGATGAAAATTGCAAGTTGTGGCTTTGATAAATCCCCAAAATTCACATTTACCAAGTCATAATTCCAAGACCATTTGCTTGATAATACAATAACCTAGTATTCTATAATCAGACAAACCAATACTAAACCATGTCAAACCTGGTCAAGCTGCAAAAACCCGTCAAGAAAACAAAAAAGGACAATGTCAGAATAGCAAGAACGCGAAGGCAGCGCGGGTATCACTGGGAAGATACGCTGGTTAAGCGATTCAATGCTCTTGATGGCTGGAAGGGATTTCGGTTAGGCTCGCCAAGCGTAGGCTTGCCAGATATTTTGGCAATTAGCACAAAAAACAGCACCATTTTTACAATAGAGGCAAAGTCAGGCACCACAAACTCACTTGTCGTGCCATACGATCAGATAATTCGCTGCCTAAAATGGGTGGATAATTTTGAGCTGTATCAAACACGAGATGTAATTTTTGCGTTCAAGTTTCTATCAAAAAAGCGAATTGGTCTAGGCGAATATGAAAAAAGAGAGTTGCGAGAATACTACAAAGTATGGGACAAGTCAAAGCAGATATCAGATTTTGCGTGCAATTATGACGGAACCACATATTCCATAATAGATGCAAAACGCCAGAGACTTGACCTAAAGGATTACACCATGCCGTTTGTGAGTAAAAACACCAAGACCACCCAAGAAGCCTAGTGGAAAGAGGACAAATTCAGAATAACTCTTTAATTATCCAACAACACTAACAATATCATGAGTTTTGAGGAATTTGTAGATGAACGCATGCTCGTAAGCCATAATGTCTTTGGCGACAAGGAAATGAAGATAAAAATTCTCGAAGTCTCAGACGAGCACCCGCCAGTCCAATGGAAGTTCGGAAACAGAGTCAAGGTCAACAAAATCCTGATCACAATAAAGCACCTCAACACCCAACAAGTCGAAGAGGGTGAATTCGACATCGAGACAATCGAAAAAGAGCTCAGCACGCGTAGCCACTATACCTCAACTAATAGATGGGTGTCTGTCAACGATATCAAAAATGGCTATGTGGTAAATTCCAAACACGTCAATCTTATCTCAGACGCAGTGGCTCTGGAATACATTGTATTTTGAAAATCAGCACCAAAAACTATAAGAAAGTACTCTAAAATCATCAAATCATGTCATCAAAAGAGATTTCGATTTCAGGCACGGACTATACTATCACACTAACGGATCAGCTGGTAAACCAAGTAAACAACCTAAAGGCATTATACAGCGCAGCCTATGAGGACCCAGAAAGCTTCGAGCAAGTAAGCTCAGAGATATCCAATGCAATAAACGAGATTGCGTCTCAAGCCGAACCACCGGTATCAGATGACGATTTGGATGGATTCATCCAGGAAATAATTCGAGTAGTGGACAAAAAGGCAGAAGAAATCAAAGAAGAATTAGAAGGCAAATCCAGTGTAAAACCAAAAAAAGAATCCAAGACAGCAAAACCACAGAAATCAAAAAAATAATATCATTTTAGCAACAAATCAGCAAAAAATATGCAGTTTTAGTTATATTCTACTTTGGATTAACTATCCTAATGAAAGCGCATTGTGAATGCGGGATTTGTGGGCATTATGAGGAAAGCGAATGTCTTGCCAAAGAATGCAAATGCTGCATTAACTTCCATGTTCGTTCAGGTGGAAAAAAATCCAGTTAAAATAATAACAAAACAAACAGAATTATTGACAAAAATACAAACCCTTGAAGAATTCAAACAGATCAAAAATGCGGATTTTGGCTTTATTGTCATATCCGATGACACCGCTGCAACACTGCATCAAAGCAAGTGTGCCAACCTAAGAGAGGACGAATTCCCAAATTGCACTCACCATTGGTTTTCAACACTAACATTGGCAGAAAAATCATTTAATGTTGTGATTTGCAATGTTTGCAAGCCAGAATAGCTACTTGTGGCAGCTGCAACTTTTTGACCAGTGCTTTGAGCAGCCAAAAATTTTGTGATCTTTGCATCCACAGATGACGCATTTTTTCTCAGACATTATTCCCTCAATATTGATTTTATATGCTCTAATAGATTGTTTTCCTCTATGGAATCAAGAATGGACATTCTGAGATTTTTGAGCCTCATTGGATCATCAGAATATAACAGTGACATTGTGTCCATTTCTCTGAAAAACTCGTGATTTGCCAGATATTTTCTGATTGGCGGTAGCACGTGTTGATAGTCAGCTAGTTCTTGCTTGTTTGTCTCTAGCTTGTTTGCCAGTGCCGCAAAAAGGCCGTTTATCTTTGCAAGTTCTCTGCGTATGATGTCGAGATCGCCTGGCTTGTCACGCAGGTTTTGCAGTAGGGTATGTGAATCATCTACTTGTTTTAAAATGCCTTTAAGATACTCTTCAAACGTAACCATTTTCTTTTTGAAATACAACACCATTGAAAAAGCTTAGTCTAGCTTTTGATTCCAAAATATTAACAATTCAAATTTAAAGTAGTAGTCAGGTGGAAACGTGTATTGAACAATAACGCTTACCTAAAATGCATAGATCCAGCTTGTGGCCTAGAGTATCCGATTAATTCCAGAAACATCGAATGTGAGCAGGGGCATTTACTGGATGTAAAATACAAAAACACCCCCTCCCCGGAGCTAAAGGAATTATTCTATAATCGACGAAACCCTCAGGGAAATATTTTCAATGAGAGTGGAGTTTGGAGATTCAGAGAGCTACTCAATTTCTGTCAAATAGACACGGGCAACAGAGATGAATGCTCAAAATACCTAGTATCATTAGACGGCGCAGAGGGAAGACAGTCCAAGCCATACCAAATGTCAAAGGTGGCAGACTTTATTGGAATAAACCATGACGGTTTGTGGCTCCAGCCAGAAGGATACAATCCAAGCGGATCATTCAAAGACAATGGTATGTCGACTGCGGTAACACATGCAAAACTAATTGGTGCTAAAAAAATAATCTGTGCATCAACGGGCAACACCTCGGCAGCTGCTGCAATGTATGCGGCAAACGAAAACATGGAGTGTGATGTATACATTCCAGCAGGACAAATTGCTCCAGGAAAGCTATCACAGGCGTATCAATTCGGTGCGCAAATTGTCCAGGTTCAGGGAAATTTTGATGATGCCCTAGCAAAATCACTGGACGATGCAAAACATCATGAAGGCTATACGGTAAACTCGGTAAACCCGTTTAGAATCGAAGGACAAAAAACCATACCATACAGGGCAATAGAATACCTAAACTGGAATCCACCAGACTGGATTGTCTATCCAGGCGGAGCATTGGGAAACATTTCAAGTTGCGGCAAGGCATTAATGGAATTATACGAATGGGGCTGGATCAAAAAAATTCCAAGAATAGCGGTGATAAATTCAGAAGGGGCAAGCACTCTGTATGATTTGTACAATGGCGAATTTGAGGGACAAAAGCTGCGCTGGAACAAAGGCAAGCCAGATACCGAGACGATAAAAAACTATTACAAGCACCTGGACGAAAAGGGAATCAGGCCGAAAACAAAGGCAACTGCAATTCAAATCGGCAGGCCAGCAAACATACTCAAAGGATTGCGGGCGCTGGAATTTACAAACGGCATAGTGGAAAAAGTCTCTGATTCCGAAATGCTTGACGGCATGTCAATTGTAGGACTAAACGGTTTTGATTGCGAGATGGCGTCAGGTGCATCCCCAGCAGGAATCAAAAAGCTAGTCGAAAAGGGAATAATCAAAAAAGATGATGTCGTAGTCGGAATACTCACAGGTAGGCAGAAAGACTCTAGCCTTCCAGTGGATTATCATAACAATCCAGCAAACAGATTCGCAAACCCACCAAGGGAATAATTATTTTTTAGCGAAAAATTCTTCGAGTGCTTTTTTCTTTTCTTCCATGTGAAATAGCGTCTCGGTGTGCACAAATGCCTCTTCATATGGTTTTTGGAAGAGCATTGCCTGCATGAGCAGGTGGTTTTCAGGGATTACTATTCCAGTCTGATCATCAGAGTAAACCATTTTGATTGTGTCTCCAATTGCTTCAATCATGTTTGCGTGTATGTGAATCATGTTGGTGTCTTTGAAGCTAAACTTCATGGATTCTGCGGCATCACGGATTTGTTTTGTCCCCTTTGCCGTCCAGAGTGTGGCAACACCATATTCATCTTTGAACAGGTCTAATATCTCAGATGGGTCTGGCGCAGAATCCTTGAATCGTATGCTCATCATGTGCACATGCATTTGACGGGTTGGCACCTTGATTGCCTGTATGAATAATGGTGTGTCTTTGCCCATGTATGATTTTACATCGTCCTGATGGTGCGGGTTTGGGGACAACTCTATTGTGTCTGGGACAGATTTTTCAGTCTGCTCAATGTCTGCCCAGCGTCTAACAAGTATGGCATCAAATCTCAACAATCTAGAGCCGTATTTTTCACGGAGTGGTTGCAGTATTCTTCCCATTCCTGTGACATTGCAGCTTCCTTGCATGACATGTTTTTTGCCAAAGGCATCCTTGTAGTTAACACGCGAGTTAAACAGTAAATCAGATACACGCTCATCCCCAAAGACAGACTCGCCTCCCTGATAGATTGCCATTACACCTTTTGGCTCATAGAGCTGTTTTTTGTTGGTGTATCCAGTTCCTCCAGGGGCACCGTCAATTACAAGGTCACAGTTTGACAGTGCTTCTTCTATACTGCCTTTGATTTTGTAATTCTTAAAAGAGTCAATGCTTTTTTGCGGCACATAGACATCAAAGCCTCTTGATATAGCATCGTTTACCTTTTCATCCGGAGAGAACTTGCCCACTCCGATTACCTTTATTTCAGGATCGTCTTTGATGAATTGTGCAATTCGGTTTCCAATGGAACCATATCCATTGACAAAAACCCGCTTCATGGTTTTGTCCCAGAATTGGGATTTATTTACATTTCACAGATTAGGTAGCAGGCGACAATTCAGATGATGTGGATTGGTCTTCTCGTATCGAGTCAAATTTTGCAATAGACTGTCCCAATCCGGATTCTATTTTTTGAGCGGTGCTTTCTTTGCTTAGCATCGGCGAAAGTAGAAAATATGCAAGTATTAGCAATGACGATAACGCCGCCACCACAGTAATCGTCCACAATCTATCATTTTGCACATAATACATGTTATTCACATTTAGATTAATGGGCATGTGTTCGAATCACACAAAACAACTAAATGCATCCCGATTCTGGCTACAGCATTGATACATGCTCCATCTCTAGGCATAGGTGCAGGAATTGCAGCTGCCGTCATAATTGGAGCACTCTTTGTAATCAATGGACAAATGCCAGAGACAGGCTTTAAGACAGAAGACATCAAGGATGTAGAAAGAGACCAGATTTTACAAGAACAGCCTCCACAACAAGTGCAAATGTCAGTCTTTTCTGCTAATGCATCACCAATACTTGGTGATCCAAATGCGCCAATCACAATAATAGAGTTTGGGGATTACCAGTGCTTTTACTGCAACAAGTTCTTCCACGATACAGAACACCAGATTCATGACAATTATATCAAAACAGGCAAGGCAAAACTAGTCTTCAAAGATTTTACCATAATAGGGCCAGACTCTGTAGTAGCAGCCCACGCAGCGCATTGTGCAGACGAACAAGGCAAGTTCTGGGAATATCATGATACACTATACAACAACTGGAATGGTGAAAACAACGGATGGGCATCGGCACAAAACCAACTCAAATTTGCCCAACAGGTAGGCCTAGACGAGACAAAATTCACAGAATGCATGAACAGTGAGAAATACACAGAAAAGATTCAGGCAAGCTCCGAAGACGCAAAGACGTTAGGATTGACAGGAACCCCAGCATTCTTTGTGATTGGTCCAAACAACAAGATAGTCAAAGTCCCAGGCGCTCAGCCATATGACGTGTTTGCCAATATTTTAGACTCGGAAGAAATAATGGCAGACTAGTCTGATCATGGAGTTTAATTGTGTAAAGGACTGCTCTCAATGCTGTATTGACCGAGAGTATTACCCATCAAAGAAATTCGGCAAAATAGGGGTATTGATTCTGCCCGATGAAAAGCAGAAAATAGAATCACTGGTAGAATCACTAGGAGTCACCGTAAACATAATTCCAAGAATTGCAATATCTAATGATGACTCTAGGCCGGAAAAAATCATCGCATACCAGATGATGGGAAAAGAGCAAAACGGCAACACCTGCCCATTTTTAGATACAGAGGAAAAATCACCCCATGGTGGATTTGCTTGTAAAATTTACAAAGATAGACCTCTTGCATGTAGGGCATATCCCCTCATAGAGACAAATCCCATCACACTAGACCAAAAATGCAAGTTCTGCCAGACGTGCCCCACTGCTGACTCTAATCTGAATTCAGAGATAGAGTCCCTAATCCAGATTAAAAACAAGATGAATGCAGACATGCCAATAATATGGCGATATGCGACAGGCATTGGAGATCAAAAAGACATCCCAATCATACAAAAGGGATGGATCAAGGACTAGGTAAATTCACAGATCCGCAACAAATGAGGATGTATTTGCAAAAAATTTCTGCAAAACGACAAAATTTCCGAATTTTTATAAATTTACACAACATAACTCGATTGTAGAACAGATTTAGCTGACAACCCTTATATTCAAAAATCCGAAGGGTAGCTCATGGCAGCAGGTATTGACGACATTGCCATTTACATTCCGCGCTTGTTTGTAGATTCGACCGACTTTGCCCAAGCACGAGGCGTAGACCCAGTCAAGCTAAAGCAGGGACTGGGCATATCACGCATGGCAATAGTAGATTCCAACCAAGACCCAGCGTGCCTGGCTGCAAACGCATGCCTAAAGATAATGCAGCGCAACAAGATATCCCCAGACGATATTGGTAGGCTATATGTAGCGACAGAATCCTCATTGGACGAATCAAAGGCCCTAAACTCTTACGTCATTGGTATGCTAGAGCAGGTATATGGAGACGGCTCCTTTGAGCATTGTGGTGGGATAGAGTGCAAATTTGCATGTGTTTCAGGATCATATGCCCTGTATGATAACGCCAACTGGATTAGGGCAGGAGAGGCGGAAGGAAAACACGCAATTGTTGTAGTATCAGACATTGCAAAATACGACATGGGTTCTTCTGGTGAATACACACAGGGAGCAGGCGCCATTGCGATGTTACTTAACGATAATCCAAGACTGTTACAATTTGATTCCAAGGTCACATCAACATCAATTAAAAACGAGTACGACTTTTACAGGCCGTTTGGCAAAGAAACCCCAATTGTTCACGGACAATACTCTAATTTGCTGTACCTAATCCAGGTCAAAAAAGCATTTGAATCATACAAGAAAAAGGCAATAGAAACAGGAATCATCATGCTAAAGGAAGGAGAGACAATCTTGGACCACATTGATTATCTTTGCATGCACTTGCCATATTCTAACATGGGCAAAAAAGCACTATCATACCTGCTAAGACGTGAATGGCGAAGCCTCCCAAGGTGGAAAAGAATAGTAGAACAGACAGGAATGGAAGAGCCTGTGCCAAAAGATCCTCGTGGCACAATTGAATCAATACTTGCAGACGAAGAATACATGGGCAAAGACCACGAGTTTAACAAATTATTTACCAGAACCAAAGAATATCAGGCATTTTACGAGGACAAGCTTGCCAGCTCATTAATTGCATCATCGATGATAGGCAACCTATACACCGCATCACTATATCTAGGATTTAGAAGCTGCCTTGAATTTGAATTCCAAAAAGGAGTCGACTTGGAAGGGAAGAGATTCGGATTTGGCTCATATGGTAGCGGAAGCAGTGCAATGGTGTTCTCAGGCGTAGTTCAGCCATCATACAAGGAAATCGTCAAGAACATGAACTTGGAAGCAGAAATAGGCGAGCGAGTCAAGCTATCGCTAAAAGACTATGAGGAAATACATGAAAACAAACGCGCCCCAACACAAAGCATGCTAAGCGGTAAAAATGAATTTGTCCTAGTAAGCGTTGAGAAATCTCCTGAGAGTAGGGGAGAGCGCAAGTACGTATACTGCCAGTAATAGTCCAAATTCACATCATGGA from Candidatus Nitrosotenuis aquarius encodes:
- a CDS encoding hydroxymethylglutaryl-CoA synthase family protein, which encodes MAAGIDDIAIYIPRLFVDSTDFAQARGVDPVKLKQGLGISRMAIVDSNQDPACLAANACLKIMQRNKISPDDIGRLYVATESSLDESKALNSYVIGMLEQVYGDGSFEHCGGIECKFACVSGSYALYDNANWIRAGEAEGKHAIVVVSDIAKYDMGSSGEYTQGAGAIAMLLNDNPRLLQFDSKVTSTSIKNEYDFYRPFGKETPIVHGQYSNLLYLIQVKKAFESYKKKAIETGIIMLKEGETILDHIDYLCMHLPYSNMGKKALSYLLRREWRSLPRWKRIVEQTGMEEPVPKDPRGTIESILADEEYMGKDHEFNKLFTRTKEYQAFYEDKLASSLIASSMIGNLYTASLYLGFRSCLEFEFQKGVDLEGKRFGFGSYGSGSSAMVFSGVVQPSYKEIVKNMNLEAEIGERVKLSLKDYEEIHENKRAPTQSMLSGKNEFVLVSVEKSPESRGERKYVYCQ